Part of the Gemmatimonadaceae bacterium genome, CATGGTTTGGCACGACAATGAACGATTGTTCACACAATCCGTCGTCGACTCCCCGCAGAGCTATCGCGCTCAGTACATGCTGGGCGCGTGGATGTTCGAGACAGGTCGCAAGAAGGAGGGAGAGCACTACTATCGTCGCGCGCTGGCACTCTTCCCGTATGATCCGTTCATGGCGTACAACCTCGCGATGCAGTACCAAACCAACGGGATGTACTCTGCCGCCATCCCGTTGTACAAATGGGCCTTCGCGATCGCTCCGCGTTTCAGGCAGGGGGAGGGGAGGCAGAATCTCGCGTTGTGTCTGGCCTATGCGAACCAGCCCGTGGAAGCGCGCGAACAGGCGTTGTTGGCCATGGAGTACGGTGGTGCGCGACTCAAGGAGCTGCGCCGCATCGTACAGTACGCTGACAGCGTCATGGGCAAGGCGCCGTCTGGCGGGGCAAGGTTGCCTAACGATAGGACAAAGAGCCCGCATCCGCGCGCCGCGATGTCCTCCTTTGACGATGGCAAAAAGCTAGGGACCTCGCAATTCGCTCGTGTGGCGAACGTCACCGGCCGCTGACCGTTCCGCCTAAGCCGTGCTGCCACGCGTTTTTAGAAAGTAATAATCACGTGGCCCATCCGTTGCCTTGCTTAGTACCGAATAAACAGCGGAGCCACGCGCTCCCATTTCGTTCACTTCCCCCGGAGAGTAGAAAAATGCTCCGCAATCGAAAGGGCTTCACGCTCATCGAGCTGCTGATCGTAGTCGTGATTATCGGCATCTTGGCGGCGATCGCGATTCCGAAGTTCGCGAACACCAAGAACAAGGCGTACGTCACGGCGATGAAGTCGGACCTGCGCAACCTCGTCACGGCTGAGGAAGCGTTCTTCTCGGATTCGACGTACTACACGACCGCGACGACGCTCGTCGCGCGTAACGGGTTCAAGAACTCGTCTGGCGTCGGCGTCCCAGGCGTGACCCCCGGGCCGGGCTACTGGTCGGCGACGGTTACGCACAGTCAGCTTTCTGGTTCAACCTGCGGTATCGGCGTCAACACCACGAGCCCGATCATCACCACGGCTGGCGACGGTGAGCCCGCCTGCTACGTGCCCTAATGCGTAGCGTGGAATGCGCAGAGCGCTGAGCGCGATGCGGAGGAAGCCCCGTGACCTAGTCACGGGGCCTTTCCTTTGTCACCCTCAACCCTCAACCCTCGACGCCTCACGTCACTCGCGGCCCAGGGAATCGTCATTGTGAGGAGCCTTCGCCGATGACATCGCCCCTCGACCGTCCTCACCGATCGCTCCAAACGGAGCTGCTGATCCGGTTCGCCATGCTGCTCGCGGCCGCGGTCATTCTTCCCGTGGCGCTACTGTCGGTTCCGCGCCGCCTGCTTGCGGTGCACGATCCCGCGATCCTCGCTGTCGTCGTCGCCGTGGACGTCGTTCTCTTCGTCGCCTGGGCGACGCTCGTTGTGCGCGACGCGATCATCCGTCCGTTGCGCGCGCTTGCAAAGGCTGCCGAAGAGATCGTCGCGGGAGACCTCGCTCGACGCATGCCGGCGACATCGGTTGTCGAACTGCACGACGTGGCATCGACAATCGATCGATTGACCGCGCGTGCGCTCGAGGACCAGACGCAGCTCGTTCGCGCCGAGAAGTTGGCCAGCATTGGCCGACTGGCGGCAAGCGTCGCGCACGAGATCGGCAATCCGCTCGGCGCGATCCTCGGCCACGTCCACCACCTCCGAGCTGGTCTTCGCGAGCGTAGTGATTCGATCGAGCTGCTGACGGCGCTCGAGCGCGAGGGCGCGCGCATCGAGCGAATCGTCCGAGGTCTGCTCGATTACGCACGCGCTCGGCCGCCGGCACCGGAACCAGTTGCCGTCGACGACGTCGTTCGTGCTTCGGTCGCGCTCCTACGCTCACAACACGCCTTCACGTCGGTCGACGTCGTCCTCGAGCTCACCGAACAGCCACTGTACGTCTCCGGCGATCGACACGATCTGGAGCAGCTCTTCGTCAATCTGCTGGTCAACGCCGTTGACGCAATGAATGGACGTGGCCAGATCGTCGTTAGGCTCGAGTGCGCGGCGCGCTTCACCCTGCGCCAGCCGGCGACGCGGCGCACCGCCGACGGTGGTGACCACATCATCGAACATCCCCCCTCGCTCCGTGCGCAGCGCTGGCTCGCCGGCCACGACGCCATCGAGATCGCCAAAATCATAGTTGCCGATTCGGGACCGGGCATTCCACGCGAGATCGCGGAGCACGTCTTCGACCCGTTTTTCACGACCAAGCCAGCCGGGAAGGGAACCGGCCTTGGCCTCGCGATCGTATCGCGAATCGTGGACAACTTTCAGGGTACGATCTGGGTGACGACCGCTCGTGAGGGTGGCGCAGCCTTTCACGTGCTGTTCCCAGTCATCGCGGCACCGGTTGCGGAAGCACCCCAGTCGCGCGGAGCTCGCCGACGTCCTACGCCGCCTGTCGGTTGGGCGCGTAAGGCACATCACTGAGCGGTCCGCGTCGAAACAATTCGGACGGCAACCAAAGGCTCATTCAGCCCGCCGCGAGGTGAGTAGCTTGGCGCCATTCACGCGAGCGAGGCAACCGGCGCGATGCGTCCAGGCACTGGCGTTCCATCTCATCATCGATTGCTCGGGTCGTCGCCGCATGCGCGCTCGCGCCGCGGTTTCACGATCATCGAGTTGCTCGTTGCGCTCGTATTGCTCGACGTCGGGCTGATCGCGCTGGTCGGCATGGTGGCGGCGAGCACACGAGACGCCGACGCATTGCGGCGCGACGTAGCCGCCCTTCGCCTGGCCTCCGTTCGGCTCGAGCGCGCTGCCAGCGTTGGCTGCGGGGCGACGGGTATCGGCGTCGCGCGCGCCGGCACGGGCGTCACCGAGTGGTACGCCGAGGTCATTGGGCCTAACGAGACACGTGTCATCGGTGACAGCGTCGTGGCCGCAACGACGCGTGGTCCGCGCGTGACCGTAGTGCGGACTGGCGCGCGATGT contains:
- a CDS encoding prepilin-type N-terminal cleavage/methylation domain-containing protein, with protein sequence MLRNRKGFTLIELLIVVVIIGILAAIAIPKFANTKNKAYVTAMKSDLRNLVTAEEAFFSDSTYYTTATTLVARNGFKNSSGVGVPGVTPGPGYWSATVTHSQLSGSTCGIGVNTTSPIITTAGDGEPACYVP
- a CDS encoding ATP-binding protein translates to MTSPLDRPHRSLQTELLIRFAMLLAAAVILPVALLSVPRRLLAVHDPAILAVVVAVDVVLFVAWATLVVRDAIIRPLRALAKAAEEIVAGDLARRMPATSVVELHDVASTIDRLTARALEDQTQLVRAEKLASIGRLAASVAHEIGNPLGAILGHVHHLRAGLRERSDSIELLTALEREGARIERIVRGLLDYARARPPAPEPVAVDDVVRASVALLRSQHAFTSVDVVLELTEQPLYVSGDRHDLEQLFVNLLVNAVDAMNGRGQIVVRLECAARFTLRQPATRRTADGGDHIIEHPPSLRAQRWLAGHDAIEIAKIIVADSGPGIPREIAEHVFDPFFTTKPAGKGTGLGLAIVSRIVDNFQGTIWVTTAREGGAAFHVLFPVIAAPVAEAPQSRGARRRPTPPVGWARKAHH
- a CDS encoding prepilin-type N-terminal cleavage/methylation domain-containing protein; this encodes MRPGTGVPSHHRLLGSSPHARSRRGFTIIELLVALVLLDVGLIALVGMVAASTRDADALRRDVAALRLASVRLERAASVGCGATGIGVARAGTGVTEWYAEVIGPNETRVIGDSVVAATTRGPRVTVVRTGARC